GTGTGCTGCGTGTGTAAGTGGCCAAGCAGGAAGTGACAATAGTGGAGACGATTCATTTCATGTTCACGATGGTTTACAGTTCGGTTCGGGTGCGATGGTAAAACGGAGCAGAATGTAAGCTATTTTCATAGCCCACACTACCCACTGCCCGCCACCGATGCTTTACCGTGCGGCTTTACACTGGTGTTACAGCGCACGGTCCAACAAGTACTGCTAGAGTTTCTGTTCTTCGAACTACAACCACCACAGCTGGGTAACTGTGTCGAGGATCAGCTTATCGTGTCGGTGCAGAACGACCAGCGTGTTTACCCGGTGCTGTGTGGCATCAACACTGGACAGCACAGTAAGCATTGTTTGTTACATATTTCCGCAACGGGTCTCATCTCCATTTCCCCTTTTAAACCAGTGTATCTGGACATCGATCGAGCATACTCACACCGTCTGTATCTGAGTGCCGTGTTCAACTCCAAACAACCGCGAGCCTTCCTCGTAAAGATAACGCAGGTATGTACAAAACAGTCAACCGTCTACGGATTTGACACGATCTTCATTTTAGGctgcaggtttttttttttgcctttccttCAACGTCTTATCTTTTGCAGCTTGCAACGCGTCGCGCTCCAGCCAACTGCCTGCAATTTCATCAGGGTGTGAGTGGAGTACTAAAATCGTTCAACTACGACAACAACTCGGTTCTGGTGACGAACCGCAAGGCAAGCTATTTAGTGAGTAACCAATCTGCCCATTGCGGGCGTACTCCACTGTACTGCAGAAGTCATCACAGAAACTGATATCGAGTTACTGAAATAGGGGTGGAAATCTACTTACCAAAAGAAGAAGAGGGGTAGGAGTAAGCGGCACTTTAGCACACTGTCCTGTAAACTATTCTTATTCTCCGTGTCATAGCTGAGATGCTCTGTACTGGAGCAGAACGAAATTATCACAACCActtaactttattttattccagttgtttgcttttcagGTCACTGCATCAATATGCACCGACCCTTTCTTCCATATTGGTTGCTCTGGAAGAAAAGATTttcttttatgaaaaaaaagaactgcaaTTCTCGATGCTTGACTCCCTTTTGCCCTGCCCGAGAAGCTTATTGATGAGGAGATTGCAACTTTTATCTTTGtttatttagttatttttaTCTGTCAAAATTAATGTTGACATTTCCTTCCAACGAGATGGGAAGCTAAATTTACAATCCATGCTTAAAGATTTGAAGGGGaggtataattttaaaaacagttTACATGCGTTGCATTCCCTTTTGTTGAGACTTTACATGAATTCATCTGCCTTTTTTATTACAGAACAATCTTAACTATGCCATTTGCATCCGAAGGCAACCAATGTTCTGTAAAGCCGTGCTGGCCAACATCGACACAACGAACGGGAATGAGAACACGTTTCAATTGGTTAACATAGCGGACGGTATTGTTTGCAATTTCCCACAACGTTCTTCCataatgtattaaaaattacCTCCGTGTTTAGATGGTAGCAGTATCGTCCCACCCAACCAGGCGGGCGCGGAAGTGTTTAGCTGTCCGGATGATTTCATCGCCATCAACTTTGTGCGGCTGTGTGGCGAGCGTTTGAATGACGGAAGTTTGGTGGCTGATGCCAGTATCAACAAGCCGGTTACGTACAGCAGCGCTGGTCCAATTGTGATAGCTGTGCAGACAGACCAATCCACCGTTGGCCGCGGATTTAAGCTCACATACACGCAGCTCGTCTGTACAAACAAAATACGTTAGCTAATAAACCGCTCTCAATTTAAAACTCGATCagcttgttgctgttgatgttaGGTCTGTTGTGAGatgtaataaatataatactACACAGCTTTCCAACCGTTCCATACCTAACTCTCACTAGAACACGCACTAGAAACAATagttatttctttttgtacGTGTTTGATTGAAATATATAAATCTCCCCCAGTGGGAACAAAAGGTACAAACTGCCACAAAAACGTAAACGTACCGCGCTGGCGGATTGTTGACGTTGCTTCGTGCGTTTATAGTGTCGCGTCAACTTGACGGGTGATTTCACAACGGacagcgaaataaaaacattgaCACCTCTCGCCGCTGCTTTCGAAGCAAACACAGCTATTTTTATTACCAATCCTCGCGAAACGGAGCATACCTCCGGTGTGAAAGAATTACAAAAGCGGTAGTGTTCAGTGTTCAGTGTTTCGCTTCGTAAAATAGGTTATCACTTCTAGATCGGTTATCGTCTTCTCACCAGAACAAATACTGTGCGCGTGTGTAAATTACGTAGGTTTCCAGTCAACAACGTTAAGGATTGTGAAATACACATTCCATTGCAACATCGGGCAGTCGGGTGTTGGGGAATAAACACTTCGGCAAACCAATTCGACCAATTCGGAATGTCCTTAGTGACTGAATGATGAAACATAAGTTCCTGTAATGCTCTACCAAAACAAGTATCGATCCCGATAGTCGCTGTTGTTGACAAACGCCGTATGTTATGTAAACGGGTTGGCTCAATTTTACCGTAGGTTGGCAAACATAGTGATTAGATTAACTGCTTGATTCTGAGAgtatgttgcttttttatagATACCAACCAAAAATCCTCCCCACAAGATGCATCATTTGGAAAGATGTAGGCAGATAATAAACAACACGCTCCTGAAGCAAGCAGTACGTCGATTAGAACCTGCCATCTCGATTGTACACCGTTCCGTAACTAGTCAACCGAATCGTGATGCATTTTTGCGTGCAATACAGAATGTACCCTGTAGCAGAGCATTCTCCCCAACTCAGAAACAGCTACGTCAGTTGCACGCCGAACAGCGTGCATTGTTGCGTATGCTGTGcgactcgacctctatcccgGCGTACGTGTTTGCACGCCATTTGCACACAACCGCCCGCAATCGGGACAAACAGCAGCCCCAGAAGCAGAAACCAACGGATCGAGATGGTGACCCGAACCGGGGCAACAAAAAGGATGACGAGGACGATAAGGAGAAGATGATGTCGGTGGTGACGAAAACGCTCATCTGGATGATTACAATctatctgctggttggcttTCTGTCGATGGTGTTACCATCGCGCAATCGGCCCGAATCGGCCACCCGTTACGTCAGCTGGCACGAGTTCGTCCATCATATGCTGGCAGTGGGCGAGGTGAAGGAGGTGGTGGTGCACCCCGACATGGAGATGGTGACGATCATACTGCATGACGGGGCGATCGTTAAAGGCCGCCGTGTGCAGTCGAACATCTTCCACATGGCGGTGGCCGACGTGAACAAATTCGAGGAGAAGTTGCGATCGGTCGAACAGCGGCT
This window of the Anopheles moucheti chromosome X, idAnoMoucSN_F20_07, whole genome shotgun sequence genome carries:
- the LOC128306400 gene encoding uncharacterized protein LOC128306400, encoding MPSVWIVWLIVQEYGYSLIASSKLYGSTIVPDEVHCRTGTNRTLPSSFPVDYQRLQPTKQQQYIDYKLHYGLRYNPIKPNVRNNSTQEQHPLRERKKFFPPKTAYEPPLLSVFHIISFVNGPCVPRRQVSTVEGNVGLDNGTIWTGVCYHEQECNLLNGTPMDSCAGGFGVCCVFRFGCDGKTEQNVSYFHSPHYPLPATDALPCGFTLVLQRTVQQVLLEFLFFELQPPQLGNCVEDQLIVSVQNDQRVYPVLCGINTGQHMYLDIDRAYSHRLYLSAVFNSKQPRAFLVKITQLATRRAPANCLQFHQGVSGVLKSFNYDNNSVLVTNRKASYLNNLNYAICIRRQPMFCKAVLANIDTTNGNENTFQLVNIADDGSSIVPPNQAGAEVFSCPDDFIAINFVRLCGERLNDGSLVADASINKPVTYSSAGPIVIAVQTDQSTVGRGFKLTYTQLVCTNKIR